In Desulfoplanes formicivorans, a single window of DNA contains:
- a CDS encoding helix-turn-helix domain-containing protein, producing the protein MLAEQIFALGLGLTPPWKVTSQRLDTAHTPTKLHLEIGADRGALYPCPECGAMCKAHDFKEYTWRHLNFFQHHCYLTARVPRINCSEHGIRRVDVPWARKGSRFTLLFEQVVMSLVREMPVSAVARHVGVTDKRLWRIVYHYVSKAIETLDLKDLKAIGLDETASKRGHNYITVFIDLDRSDKPVIFATPGKGKE; encoded by the coding sequence ATGCTTGCTGAACAAATTTTTGCCTTGGGTCTTGGCCTTACGCCGCCGTGGAAAGTTACGAGCCAACGTCTTGATACTGCCCATACACCAACCAAACTCCATCTGGAGATCGGTGCCGACCGGGGAGCGCTGTACCCGTGTCCGGAGTGTGGTGCCATGTGCAAGGCTCATGACTTCAAGGAGTACACGTGGCGGCATCTCAACTTTTTTCAGCACCATTGTTACCTCACCGCCCGAGTCCCGAGGATTAATTGTTCGGAACACGGCATCCGTCGGGTGGACGTTCCCTGGGCCAGAAAAGGCAGTCGTTTTACCTTGCTTTTTGAGCAGGTGGTCATGAGTCTTGTTCGCGAGATGCCGGTCAGTGCTGTTGCTCGTCACGTCGGGGTCACAGACAAACGATTATGGCGTATCGTTTACCACTATGTTTCCAAAGCCATTGAGACCCTGGATCTCAAAGATCTCAAGGCGATCGGGCTGGATGAAACAGCCTCCAAGCGTGGTCATAATTACATCACGGTCTTCATTGATCTGGATCGATCCGACAAACCCGTGATTTTTGCCACTCCAGGCAAAGGCAAGGAAT